In uncultured Fusobacterium sp., one genomic interval encodes:
- a CDS encoding asparaginase: MLDKVLIINTGGTIGMVNSEKNDPSSPLRPANDWNEIAKEHPILEKFPTDYYQFSPLIDSSDMSPKVWIQIAEIIERNYDNYRGFVVLHGTDTMAFTASALSFILKNLDKPVVLTGSQVPLQFPRSDALQNLITAIQIAGNEIYGIKLVPEVSIFFRDTLMRGNRSRKIDATNYFGFSSPNYPAIGEAGGDIRIIKDRILKRPVNKKFYIDPKMDSRVIVLELFPGLNPAYLKTIFENTNEIKGVILKTFGNGNAPTSQEFLDVLKYISSKGIVIVDITQCTKGFVKMGLYEASAKLTDAGVISGVDLTPEAAVTKLMYLIGKGYDYENITKLMQIDMCGEQTISQYNFIFENISDLPTDHIELQVDIPETLKEEDLYEAVVRVKNITKEFPNRDLDVTVTIEGENQLKDKSLFKINNRIRKIIGAEKKNLHTIFNHTIKSIIDENDKIKIKIQCDTKIIWKKINFSVYSECIK, encoded by the coding sequence ATGTTAGATAAAGTCTTAATTATTAATACAGGTGGAACAATAGGAATGGTAAATAGTGAGAAAAACGACCCATCAAGTCCTTTGAGACCAGCAAATGATTGGAACGAGATAGCAAAAGAACACCCAATTTTAGAGAAATTCCCAACAGATTACTATCAATTTTCACCTTTGATAGATTCATCAGATATGTCACCAAAAGTGTGGATACAAATTGCTGAAATTATTGAAAGAAACTATGATAATTACAGAGGGTTTGTAGTTTTACATGGAACAGACACAATGGCATTTACTGCCTCAGCACTTTCATTTATACTTAAAAATTTAGATAAACCAGTGGTACTTACAGGATCACAAGTTCCACTTCAATTTCCAAGAAGTGACGCTCTTCAAAACCTAATTACAGCTATCCAAATAGCAGGAAATGAGATTTACGGGATAAAACTTGTGCCAGAGGTTTCAATCTTCTTTAGAGATACATTGATGAGAGGAAATAGATCGAGAAAGATAGATGCCACTAACTATTTTGGATTCTCATCACCTAACTATCCAGCTATTGGAGAGGCTGGGGGAGATATTAGAATAATTAAAGATAGAATTTTGAAAAGACCAGTAAACAAAAAGTTCTATATAGATCCAAAAATGGACAGCAGAGTTATTGTCCTTGAGCTATTCCCCGGGTTAAATCCAGCATATTTAAAAACAATTTTTGAAAATACAAATGAGATAAAGGGAGTTATACTTAAAACTTTTGGAAATGGTAATGCTCCTACAAGTCAAGAGTTTTTAGATGTATTAAAGTATATCTCATCTAAAGGGATAGTTATTGTTGATATAACTCAATGTACGAAAGGTTTTGTAAAAATGGGATTGTATGAGGCAAGTGCAAAACTTACAGATGCTGGGGTTATAAGTGGGGTGGATTTGACACCAGAAGCAGCAGTTACAAAGCTGATGTACCTTATAGGTAAAGGTTATGATTATGAAAATATCACAAAATTAATGCAGATTGATATGTGTGGAGAGCAAACAATTAGCCAATACAACTTTATATTTGAAAATATATCAGATCTTCCAACAGATCATATTGAGTTACAGGTGGATATTCCTGAAACATTAAAAGAGGAGGATCTTTATGAAGCTGTGGTAAGGGTAAAAAATATCACTAAAGAGTTTCCAAATAGGGATTTAGATGTAACTGTGACTATTGAGGGGGAAAATCAGTTAAAAGATAAGAGCCTATTTAAGATAAATAATAGAATTAGAAAGATAATAGGAGCAGAGAAAAAGAATCTGCATACTATTTTTAATCATACTATAAAATCTATTATTGATGAAAATGATAAAATAAAGATAAAAATTCAATGTGATACAAAAATAATTTGGAAAAAAATTAATTTTTCTGTTTACTCTGAGTGCATAAAATGA